In Vibrio cyclitrophicus, one genomic interval encodes:
- a CDS encoding EAL domain-containing protein, giving the protein MTQHTHNSMIDTERIGRLLKLEGIDLLESAVLTLHQTFDTQYTSIIEKKHFPDQIVPLVIAHSGHVLHDKINARHGQIYQQAVNQRHPDCSFAQYVVQSLPTSAFRQEITSQNSIAIPTRTQSGEVMGVLFSTFTSPLSPDQQQDVIKHHQLFSDIIIHTLREMWFNDRSEQLVNQLSYEVSHDSLTGLLNRSCLSDTLESITQQSVTPFTLALLDINSFKAINDMYGNYTGDKVLQFVAETLRRTFPESNLTFRTAGNEFAFITYHSDPIAVCEQILAKIRQGYSSVDIKIDLDLSIGIASSDGDNKDVEQIIFNSSLALKECKHSQETHIQCYDTHLRSRYQRKTELIAALRDELENPISQSYTPDSNGMYVVVQPIVSQGDTQWEYFEVLTRWKTARHGDISPVEFIQVAEESGLIVELGERIIELVCRAKTILEQGLGYKVKLGINCSAHELTDSKRYISYLTRTIEEHHFKADEFVIELTETVLLSPTQETKSALNFLRGQGFTIALDDFGTGYSSLNYIHSYPIDCIKIDATFIRNLLTNSTSESVVWLIIQLAHRLDVSLVAEGVEKREQLEKLHAMGCDKIQGYLYSPPMRPEAIVSYVTHSEPLA; this is encoded by the coding sequence ATGACTCAACATACGCACAACAGCATGATCGACACAGAGCGCATTGGTCGTTTACTTAAGTTGGAAGGTATCGACCTTTTAGAGTCAGCCGTGCTTACTTTACATCAGACCTTTGATACTCAATACACTAGCATCATTGAGAAGAAGCACTTCCCTGACCAAATCGTTCCTTTGGTGATCGCCCATTCTGGCCATGTCTTGCATGACAAAATCAATGCACGTCATGGTCAAATCTACCAACAAGCGGTCAATCAAAGACACCCAGATTGCTCTTTCGCTCAATACGTCGTCCAGTCATTACCGACATCGGCATTTAGGCAGGAAATCACCTCACAAAATTCCATCGCGATCCCGACTCGAACTCAAAGTGGTGAAGTGATGGGCGTGCTGTTTTCAACGTTTACCTCGCCTCTTAGTCCAGATCAGCAACAAGACGTGATAAAGCACCACCAATTGTTTTCCGACATCATCATCCATACGTTGAGAGAGATGTGGTTCAACGATCGTTCTGAACAACTGGTAAATCAACTAAGTTATGAGGTATCACACGACAGTTTGACTGGACTGCTAAACCGAAGCTGTTTATCAGATACCTTGGAGTCTATCACTCAACAAAGTGTCACTCCGTTTACATTAGCCTTGCTTGATATCAATAGCTTCAAAGCCATTAATGATATGTATGGCAATTATACTGGCGATAAAGTTCTTCAATTTGTCGCTGAAACGTTGCGGAGAACCTTCCCCGAGAGCAACCTGACTTTTCGTACAGCTGGCAATGAATTCGCCTTCATTACTTACCACTCAGATCCAATAGCAGTGTGCGAGCAGATACTGGCAAAAATTAGACAGGGTTATAGCAGCGTTGATATTAAGATAGATTTAGACCTCAGTATTGGAATTGCCAGTTCGGATGGAGACAACAAAGACGTAGAACAGATTATATTCAACAGTAGCTTGGCACTTAAAGAGTGTAAACACAGCCAAGAGACCCATATTCAATGTTATGACACCCACTTGAGGTCTCGCTACCAAAGAAAAACCGAGCTAATTGCCGCACTGCGAGATGAACTCGAAAACCCGATTTCACAAAGCTATACCCCCGACAGCAATGGAATGTACGTAGTTGTACAACCCATTGTCAGTCAAGGCGACACACAGTGGGAATACTTCGAGGTACTAACTCGCTGGAAGACTGCCAGACACGGTGACATATCGCCAGTGGAGTTCATTCAAGTGGCTGAAGAGTCCGGGCTGATTGTCGAGCTAGGTGAGCGTATTATTGAGTTAGTATGCCGCGCTAAAACCATCTTAGAACAAGGTTTAGGTTACAAGGTTAAGCTTGGGATAAACTGCTCCGCGCATGAGCTTACCGATTCTAAACGCTATATATCTTATCTCACTAGAACCATTGAAGAACATCACTTTAAAGCTGATGAGTTTGTTATTGAGTTAACCGAAACGGTGTTGTTGTCTCCAACTCAAGAGACAAAATCGGCACTAAACTTTTTGAGAGGGCAAGGCTTCACTATTGCATTAGACGATTTCGGTACTGGTTACTCTAGTTTGAACTATATTCACAGCTATCCCATAGATTGCATTAAAATTGATGCCACCTTTATCCGCAATTTGTTGACTAATTCAACCTCAGAAAGCGTTGTTTGGCTGATTATTCAGCTTGCTCATAGGCTCGATGTGTCATTGGTTGCGGAAGGCGTAGAGAAGCGTGAACAGCTAGAAAAGCTGCACGCAATGGGGTGTGACAAGATACAAGGATACCTCTACTCACCACCAATGCGACCTGAGGCTATCGTCAGCTATGTTACACATTCGGAGCCCTTGGCTTAG
- a CDS encoding DUF1275 domain-containing protein, whose protein sequence is MISKLPRWVEYGALLLAGLAGSVNSIGLLGFQHQAISHISGTMSLLGSSLLTPTSASVHLLLVIMSFMLGAAFSGFFIENQALKLGRRYGVALCIEGGLLFLALWALLQGYTSGQYFASAACGLQNAMITTYSGAIIRTTHMSGIITDLGIMIGARLKGMPFDRRKAKLLMFIVVGFLFGGLTGACLFQRFEILALAFPASFAFIIAFSYWLYLTYRTETPVNL, encoded by the coding sequence ATGATTTCTAAACTACCTCGCTGGGTTGAATACGGCGCGCTGCTGTTAGCGGGCCTTGCTGGCAGCGTAAATTCTATTGGGTTACTTGGTTTCCAACATCAAGCTATCTCCCATATTTCCGGCACCATGTCTTTGCTGGGCAGTAGCCTGCTTACACCGACTTCGGCTTCTGTTCACCTCCTATTAGTAATCATGAGCTTCATGTTAGGTGCGGCGTTCAGCGGGTTCTTTATTGAAAACCAAGCATTGAAGTTAGGACGCCGTTACGGTGTTGCGCTATGTATTGAGGGTGGATTACTGTTTTTGGCGCTGTGGGCACTGTTGCAAGGCTATACTTCAGGCCAGTATTTCGCTTCAGCCGCTTGTGGTTTGCAGAACGCGATGATCACCACTTACAGCGGTGCGATCATTCGAACAACACACATGAGCGGGATCATTACCGATCTGGGAATCATGATCGGTGCTCGCTTGAAGGGGATGCCTTTTGACCGTCGTAAAGCCAAACTGCTGATGTTCATCGTTGTCGGTTTTCTATTTGGAGGCCTAACGGGCGCTTGCTTGTTCCAACGCTTCGAAATTTTAGCTCTGGCGTTCCCTGCTTCTTTCGCCTTCATCATTGCGTTTAGCTATTGGCTATACTTGACCTATCGAACTGAAACGCCAGTGAATTTATAA
- a CDS encoding multidrug effflux MFS transporter gives MSQSTFKKTPLLLAMMIIATGQVGVSIYLPALPLIASDLSATQVDVQLLVTLFLVGFGLSQLFYGPMSDAVGRRPIFLLGQGVYLIGTVVCVVFSDNMTALEVGRLLQGLGAGSASVLGRSVLRDSYDGSQLTKALSYISITASIMPIIAPVFGGWISFHLGWQAVFLFVLLYLLAIFTLGYFVLHETLPYGKSRFNACQVVKNYGRLLTNRQVLTSASYNWMSYMASLVSLSLFPFLMQEQLGLTAAEYGSLMIVPSAGLLIGSVALNLLNRRFSTPQLMSLAILIILASGTWLLTHELSIFNLVLAFTWLAIAQGISFPLSISMLLEPHKKQAGAVSALSGSIQMCLAGLLGGYLVESWVTTHLQLGVFYLIIGATMGGVLWFSIKMNKKGDAVEVEYS, from the coding sequence TTGAGCCAATCGACCTTTAAAAAAACGCCGTTACTCTTAGCTATGATGATTATTGCTACGGGACAAGTAGGTGTGAGCATCTATTTGCCAGCATTGCCGTTAATTGCTTCTGACTTAAGTGCGACTCAAGTAGATGTACAGCTGCTCGTCACGCTGTTTCTGGTGGGTTTTGGCTTGTCTCAGCTATTTTACGGACCGATGTCCGATGCGGTGGGAAGAAGACCTATTTTCTTGTTAGGTCAGGGTGTTTATTTGATTGGTACAGTCGTTTGTGTTGTGTTTTCTGACAATATGACAGCGCTAGAAGTGGGTCGCTTGCTGCAAGGTTTAGGAGCGGGTAGTGCCTCGGTTCTTGGGCGAAGTGTGCTTCGTGACAGCTATGATGGTTCGCAGCTTACTAAAGCGTTGTCCTATATCTCGATCACCGCTTCGATTATGCCGATCATTGCGCCAGTATTCGGTGGTTGGATTTCATTTCACCTCGGTTGGCAAGCGGTGTTCCTGTTCGTTTTATTGTACTTATTAGCGATATTTACGCTGGGTTACTTTGTTCTTCATGAAACTTTGCCATACGGAAAGAGCCGCTTTAATGCTTGCCAGGTGGTGAAGAACTACGGGCGCTTGTTGACCAATCGCCAAGTGTTGACCAGTGCCAGTTATAACTGGATGAGCTATATGGCGAGTTTGGTTTCGTTGTCGTTGTTTCCATTCTTAATGCAAGAGCAATTGGGGTTGACCGCCGCTGAATATGGCTCATTGATGATTGTTCCTTCGGCAGGCTTACTGATAGGTAGCGTCGCTTTAAACTTGCTCAATCGTCGGTTTAGTACGCCTCAACTGATGAGCCTAGCTATCTTAATTATTTTGGCATCGGGAACTTGGCTTCTTACTCATGAGTTATCCATCTTTAACTTAGTTTTGGCATTTACTTGGTTGGCGATAGCACAAGGCATCTCGTTCCCACTATCAATCAGCATGCTATTAGAACCTCATAAGAAACAAGCGGGTGCAGTATCTGCGTTGTCGGGTTCAATTCAGATGTGTTTAGCGGGTCTATTGGGTGGGTATCTAGTAGAGAGTTGGGTCACGACTCATCTACAATTAGGCGTGTTCTATCTCATTATTGGCGCAACTATGGGGGGAGTGCTTTGGTTTTCAATCAAAATGAACAAGAAAGGCGATGCTGTTGAAGTGGAATATAGCTAA
- a CDS encoding GFA family protein gives MQTIKGFSIIINTGLTRSGAWMDINHIKDRNIRSCECRCGAVNLVCRGEPQRTSVCHCYECQKRTGSVFGVQARFPIEQVTLSGEVTSFSRISDTGNEVTYQFCPKCGTTMLLQSVAAADFYIVPLGLFKEQDFPLPSFSVYEERKHGWVKFDHQMSHYN, from the coding sequence GTGCAGACCATAAAGGGCTTTAGTATAATTATCAATACAGGGTTAACCAGAAGTGGAGCATGGATGGATATCAATCATATTAAAGATAGAAATATCAGAAGTTGCGAATGCCGCTGTGGAGCCGTCAACCTAGTATGCCGAGGCGAACCTCAACGAACCTCAGTCTGCCATTGCTATGAGTGTCAAAAACGCACAGGAAGCGTGTTCGGTGTTCAAGCTCGGTTCCCAATTGAACAAGTCACACTCAGCGGAGAGGTAACCTCTTTCTCACGCATCAGCGATACAGGCAATGAAGTCACCTATCAGTTTTGCCCCAAGTGTGGCACCACCATGCTTTTGCAGTCGGTTGCCGCCGCCGATTTTTATATCGTCCCACTCGGATTATTTAAAGAGCAAGACTTCCCACTGCCGAGCTTTTCAGTTTATGAAGAGCGCAAACATGGTTGGGTCAAATTTGACCATCAAATGAGCCACTATAATTAG
- a CDS encoding DMT family transporter: MSQHHPIQGASWMLTAGLAFAVINSLTQIASIHFGLTSTTVAVIQYAVALFAILPYLKTLGIRRALKTDNLKLHVFRVFLSVIGIQLWIWALAYPVPIWQGIALLMTSPLFATIGSGLFLKEKVGAARWGATLAGFVGAMVILEPWAEDFNWATLLPVGAAFFWACYSLMVKKLSSQDSPSTMVVYLLLLITPFNILLAAPDWQTPSGGTIWAILIVIGVMTALAQWAIVKAYSVADASFVQPFDHAKLPLNVLAGWIVFSWVPPGRLWLGAAIIIASVAFITHWETKKPSKVKKVSG, from the coding sequence ATGTCACAACACCATCCGATCCAAGGCGCTAGCTGGATGCTAACCGCAGGCCTAGCCTTTGCCGTTATTAACAGCCTAACTCAAATTGCTAGCATTCATTTCGGACTTACTTCTACCACCGTTGCCGTCATTCAATACGCCGTCGCGTTGTTCGCTATTCTTCCTTACCTAAAAACGCTGGGCATTCGCCGTGCGCTAAAAACCGACAACTTAAAGTTGCACGTATTCCGCGTCTTCTTATCGGTTATTGGTATTCAACTTTGGATATGGGCGCTGGCTTACCCTGTTCCTATTTGGCAAGGCATTGCCCTTCTCATGACGTCGCCATTGTTTGCAACCATAGGTTCAGGGTTATTTCTCAAAGAGAAAGTTGGGGCAGCTCGCTGGGGCGCGACTTTAGCAGGCTTCGTGGGTGCGATGGTTATTTTGGAACCATGGGCTGAAGACTTTAACTGGGCAACACTGTTACCCGTTGGTGCGGCGTTCTTCTGGGCATGCTACTCACTCATGGTGAAAAAACTCTCTTCGCAAGACAGTCCTTCAACCATGGTGGTTTATCTTCTGCTATTAATCACGCCATTTAACATCCTGCTTGCCGCGCCAGATTGGCAGACGCCAAGCGGCGGTACAATTTGGGCTATCTTGATTGTTATCGGTGTTATGACGGCACTCGCTCAATGGGCGATTGTAAAAGCCTACTCGGTCGCTGATGCTTCGTTTGTTCAACCGTTTGACCACGCGAAATTACCGCTAAATGTTTTAGCAGGTTGGATTGTATTTAGTTGGGTTCCACCGGGTCGTTTATGGCTAGGTGCTGCTATTATTATTGCGTCAGTTGCATTTATAACGCACTGGGAAACCAAAAAACCTTCGAAAGTGAAGAAAGTTTCAGGTTGA
- a CDS encoding glutaredoxin codes for MKKPVKITLYRWAGSWGPFKVNIPCGECTLTKDILKDTFENELADVDVELEVKDWLSHWWEPLKLGSWHAPILVVEGKVVSQGEALNRGVLVQSVIKEWTKRDSLKGNIVYGKATCPFCVKAKKMLDEAGVEYTYHDVVKDSAALYRMIPEVKAHIGEKTPVTVPQIWLDGKYIGGADNLEAWMKENGLDSIPNNVVDLSNQSAG; via the coding sequence ATGAAGAAACCAGTCAAGATTACACTATACCGTTGGGCAGGCAGCTGGGGTCCATTTAAAGTCAACATCCCATGTGGGGAATGTACCCTTACCAAAGACATTCTGAAGGATACTTTTGAGAATGAACTAGCCGATGTCGATGTCGAACTAGAGGTGAAAGATTGGTTGTCTCACTGGTGGGAGCCGCTAAAACTAGGCTCTTGGCATGCCCCGATCCTTGTTGTTGAAGGCAAAGTAGTAAGCCAAGGCGAAGCACTCAATCGCGGAGTGTTGGTTCAATCGGTGATTAAAGAGTGGACCAAAAGAGACAGCCTAAAAGGCAACATCGTTTATGGTAAGGCGACCTGCCCATTCTGTGTTAAAGCTAAAAAGATGCTTGATGAAGCGGGGGTCGAATATACCTATCACGATGTCGTAAAAGACAGCGCCGCTTTGTATCGCATGATACCAGAGGTAAAAGCGCACATTGGTGAAAAAACACCCGTGACTGTTCCTCAGATCTGGCTTGATGGTAAGTACATCGGTGGCGCCGACAACTTAGAAGCGTGGATGAAAGAGAATGGCTTAGATAGCATCCCTAATAATGTGGTCGACTTATCCAATCAATCTGCTGGCTGA
- a CDS encoding isoamylase early set domain-containing protein, with product MINKRFFKTKDEVEVTFELEAQEANSVSIVADFLDWKATPMKKLAKGKVYKFKTRLPKDGEFQFRYLVNDQQWVNDANADRYIPNEFGEDNCLVSTVNA from the coding sequence ATGATTAATAAACGTTTTTTTAAGACGAAAGATGAAGTTGAAGTGACTTTCGAGCTAGAAGCTCAGGAAGCGAACTCTGTATCCATCGTTGCTGACTTTCTTGATTGGAAAGCCACCCCAATGAAAAAACTGGCCAAAGGGAAGGTTTACAAGTTTAAAACTCGTCTGCCGAAAGATGGCGAGTTTCAATTCCGCTACCTAGTTAATGACCAACAATGGGTGAACGATGCGAATGCTGACCGTTACATCCCAAATGAGTTTGGTGAAGACAACTGCTTAGTGTCGACGGTCAACGCATAG
- a CDS encoding YjiH family protein, with protein MSNNTNTAQTEKSKGSFWVFLIPSLIGLFLFMAPISYQGDLTIPVAILAKSIQAVFGEYLIPIITAIVAFMSVASVLSTIFKPTFITSNSFLNGLFNPSPLWLLVRLIGGAAAFMAFFQVGPEFIWEENTGGLVLEGLLPTLFSVFIFAGLLLPLLLNFGLLELFGTLLSKIMRPIFNLPGRSAIDCMASWLGDGSVGILLTSKQYEKKFYTQREAAVVGTTFSAVSITFSLVVIAQVELEHLFLPFYAAICLAGIVAAVIIPRLPPLSMKKDTFIDGSKPHKDADAIPAGHSTFSWGLELAVNKASQVKSAKSVFGEGVRNAVDMVFGVLPVVMGLGTMALVIAEYTSVFSFLGQPFIPFLELLGVPEAVAASETIVVGFADMFIPAILAASIDNEMTRFVIAAMSVTQLIYMSEVGALLLGSKIPVNILELFIIFILRTLITLPVIAGVAHLIF; from the coding sequence ATGTCTAACAACACGAATACTGCTCAAACAGAGAAATCTAAAGGCAGTTTCTGGGTTTTCTTAATCCCATCATTGATTGGTTTATTCCTTTTCATGGCACCAATCAGCTACCAAGGCGATCTCACCATCCCTGTAGCGATCTTAGCCAAGTCAATTCAAGCGGTTTTCGGTGAATACCTAATCCCTATCATCACCGCGATCGTCGCTTTCATGTCTGTAGCTTCCGTTTTAAGCACCATTTTCAAACCTACATTCATTACATCCAATTCATTTTTAAACGGCCTTTTCAACCCATCTCCACTGTGGTTATTGGTTCGTTTGATTGGTGGTGCTGCGGCATTCATGGCGTTCTTCCAAGTAGGTCCAGAGTTTATTTGGGAAGAAAACACCGGTGGTTTAGTACTAGAAGGCCTACTTCCAACACTGTTCTCAGTATTTATCTTTGCGGGTTTGCTCCTGCCTCTTCTACTTAACTTCGGTTTACTAGAGCTGTTTGGCACCCTATTAAGTAAAATCATGCGCCCAATCTTTAACCTACCAGGTCGTAGTGCTATCGACTGTATGGCTTCTTGGTTAGGTGACGGCAGCGTTGGTATCCTTCTTACCAGCAAGCAGTACGAAAAGAAGTTCTACACTCAGCGTGAAGCTGCGGTTGTTGGTACGACTTTCTCGGCAGTATCGATTACATTCAGCCTTGTGGTAATTGCACAAGTAGAGTTAGAGCACTTGTTCCTACCTTTCTACGCAGCAATATGTTTAGCGGGTATTGTGGCAGCGGTAATCATCCCTCGCCTTCCACCACTAAGCATGAAGAAAGACACCTTCATTGACGGTAGCAAGCCGCACAAAGACGCTGACGCGATTCCTGCAGGTCACTCAACATTCTCTTGGGGCCTTGAGCTAGCAGTAAACAAAGCGTCACAAGTGAAGTCGGCTAAGTCTGTGTTTGGCGAAGGCGTTCGTAACGCTGTTGATATGGTATTTGGTGTACTGCCTGTGGTTATGGGTCTTGGTACTATGGCGTTGGTGATTGCGGAATACACTTCTGTATTCTCATTCCTAGGTCAGCCTTTCATCCCATTCCTAGAGCTACTTGGTGTACCTGAAGCCGTTGCAGCATCTGAAACGATCGTTGTTGGTTTTGCGGATATGTTCATTCCTGCGATTCTTGCGGCTTCTATCGACAACGAAATGACTCGCTTTGTTATTGCAGCAATGTCGGTAACTCAGTTGATTTACATGTCTGAAGTTGGCGCTCTACTTCTAGGCAGTAAGATCCCAGTGAACATCTTAGAGCTGTTTATTATCTTTATTCTACGTACTCTAATTACGCTTCCAGTTATCGCTGGTGTAGCTCACCTAATATTCTAA
- a CDS encoding LysR family transcriptional regulator, with protein sequence MDWILNVKSYVRVVEEGSFNGAARKLNTTSSAISKRVNWLEERIGTQLLKRTTRSISQTEAGALFYLRAKDQLDNWQSIIDETRSVNQTPAGLLKIGATIAVGSKFLVQYMDDFLEKYPDIKVQLITTTSGQLPELSLDLVISRELEQLNSLSFKKTPLFEHKASFYAAPSYLAKHGYPTNEQDLEQHNSLIWGERPIREVTLTKGQRITLNGNFATTNPEALFHAAKRGMGILLTIKAMIKEDLKQGTLVPVLPNITADEVMVYAYYPKLDYSHTRTKLFLDHLKDRLNKERGTQAL encoded by the coding sequence ATGGATTGGATTCTTAACGTAAAAAGCTACGTCAGAGTAGTCGAAGAAGGTAGCTTCAATGGTGCTGCTCGAAAACTTAACACCACCAGCTCAGCGATCAGTAAAAGAGTAAACTGGTTAGAAGAGCGCATCGGCACTCAACTATTAAAGCGCACCACGCGCTCAATTAGCCAAACAGAAGCCGGCGCGCTCTTTTACCTGCGAGCCAAAGATCAGCTTGATAATTGGCAGTCCATTATTGATGAGACTCGCTCGGTAAACCAAACCCCAGCAGGCCTATTAAAAATAGGCGCAACGATTGCGGTTGGCTCTAAGTTTCTCGTGCAATACATGGACGACTTCTTAGAAAAGTATCCGGACATCAAGGTGCAGCTAATCACGACCACGTCAGGACAATTGCCTGAACTTAGCTTAGATCTGGTGATCAGCCGTGAACTGGAGCAACTCAACTCTTTAAGCTTCAAGAAAACACCACTATTTGAACACAAAGCCAGCTTCTATGCGGCGCCAAGCTATTTGGCTAAACATGGTTACCCCACCAACGAGCAAGACTTAGAACAACACAATTCTTTGATTTGGGGGGAACGCCCTATCCGTGAAGTTACACTCACCAAAGGGCAACGCATCACTCTCAATGGTAACTTTGCCACCACTAACCCAGAGGCCTTGTTTCATGCAGCAAAGAGAGGAATGGGCATACTGTTAACCATCAAAGCGATGATCAAAGAGGATCTAAAACAAGGGACCTTAGTTCCAGTATTGCCAAATATTACTGCCGATGAAGTGATGGTTTACGCGTACTACCCTAAGCTTGATTACTCGCATACGCGAACCAAGCTTTTTTTGGACCATCTGAAAGATAGACTAAACAAAGAGCGTGGCACGCAAGCTCTGTGA
- a CDS encoding peptidoglycan DD-metalloendopeptidase family protein, whose translation MYSKIFSSPFAELSPVKKVAILGLPLIAAIGVALQSSQSNLTKTIELDLPDSTVIESILSPSSVTVIEPPTFEYQIQTGDNLSSIFTQLGFSYKSMMSVMETDLNFLALDTLRPGNILRFWRDEATGDLSKMELQFSVADKVVYRLLDDGSYEFEDISIPGEWKQKPLVGDIQGSFSMSANKVGLSSLEIDHIVTLLKDKLNFSRDLRAGDQFEVLQKAQYVDGVATGKREIEAIKIMNRNRVVSAYLHTDGQYYDANGDSLQRAFQRYPVSSSWRQSSQFNPKRLHPVTGRVSPHNGTDFATPIGTPVQATGDGKVIMTRKHPYAGNYVVIQHGSTYKTRYLHLSKILVRKGQTVSRGQRIGLSGKTGRVTGAHLHYELIERGRPVNAMTANIPMADSVPKKEKATFVAARDEADKLLKVALAQSNNS comes from the coding sequence GTGTATTCAAAAATATTTTCCTCTCCGTTTGCCGAGCTTTCACCTGTAAAAAAAGTAGCTATTTTAGGACTGCCACTTATTGCAGCGATTGGAGTTGCTCTGCAATCTTCGCAATCAAATCTGACGAAAACGATCGAGCTTGATCTACCAGACTCAACCGTTATTGAGTCCATTCTGTCACCATCTTCTGTTACCGTTATTGAGCCGCCGACATTTGAGTATCAAATTCAAACGGGCGATAACTTGAGTAGCATCTTCACGCAACTTGGATTTTCTTATAAATCGATGATGAGCGTGATGGAAACCGATTTGAACTTCCTTGCTTTAGATACGCTTCGTCCGGGTAATATATTACGCTTTTGGCGTGATGAAGCGACCGGCGACCTTTCTAAAATGGAACTTCAATTTAGCGTCGCGGACAAAGTGGTTTATCGACTGCTTGATGACGGCAGCTACGAATTCGAAGACATCTCTATTCCTGGTGAATGGAAGCAAAAGCCTCTCGTGGGTGATATTCAAGGCAGTTTCTCGATGTCGGCGAACAAGGTTGGCCTGAGCAGTCTTGAGATTGACCATATTGTGACTCTGCTTAAAGACAAGCTGAACTTTAGCCGAGACCTACGTGCTGGCGATCAGTTTGAAGTACTTCAAAAAGCGCAATATGTTGATGGTGTTGCAACCGGCAAACGTGAAATCGAAGCGATTAAAATCATGAATCGTAATCGTGTTGTGTCAGCGTACTTACACACTGACGGACAATATTACGATGCTAATGGCGACAGCTTACAACGAGCTTTCCAACGCTACCCAGTGAGCAGTAGTTGGCGCCAAAGTTCTCAGTTTAACCCTAAGCGTTTACACCCCGTGACAGGCCGAGTCTCTCCGCATAACGGTACCGACTTCGCGACGCCAATTGGCACGCCGGTTCAAGCAACGGGTGACGGCAAAGTGATTATGACGCGTAAGCACCCATACGCGGGTAACTACGTGGTCATTCAGCACGGCAGCACGTACAAAACACGTTACCTACATTTGAGTAAGATTCTGGTTCGTAAAGGACAAACGGTATCTCGTGGTCAGCGTATTGGTTTGTCAGGTAAAACTGGCCGAGTGACTGGCGCACACTTGCACTACGAACTGATTGAACGTGGTCGTCCTGTCAATGCAATGACAGCAAATATCCCAATGGCAGATTCTGTGCCTAAAAAGGAAAAAGCGACATTTGTAGCAGCAAGAGATGAAGCTGATAAGTTGTTAAAGGTCGCTTTAGCCCAATCTAATAACAGCTAG